A single Actinomadura algeriensis DNA region contains:
- a CDS encoding multifunctional oxoglutarate decarboxylase/oxoglutarate dehydrogenase thiamine pyrophosphate-binding subunit/dihydrolipoyllysine-residue succinyltransferase subunit, giving the protein MSTESSQPSADPKMTDFGANEWLVDELYQKYLEDPNSVDEAWWNFFADYQPDSRPAATTGTSPGAEAPKGANGTAAPPTPKQQPPAKPAPKAEKKQPAPPPVPAGAEEVKLRGVAARTATNMEASLTVPTATSVRAVPAKLLIDNRIVINNHLKRGRGGKVSFTHLIGYAIVKALVAMPEMNAAYTEVDGKPVLIRPEHVNFGLAIDLQKPDGSRQLVVPSIKAAETLDFRQFWAAYEEIVRKARGNKLTLDDFQGTTISLTNPGTIGTVHSVPRLMPGQGTIIGVGAMEYPAEFAGASGETLSRMGISKVMTLTSTYDHRIIQGAQSGDFLRRIHQLLLGEDGFWDDIFEALRIPYEPVRWVKDISATHEDDVAKVARVHELIHAYRVRGHLMADTDPLEYKQRRHPDLDILKHGLTLWDLEREFATGGFGGKPTMKLRDILGVLRMAYCRTVGIEYMHIQDPEERAWIQERVEVPHDKPSREEQLHVLRRLNNAEAFETFLQTKFVGQKRFSLEGGESVIPLLDSVISAAAKDSLDEVVIGMAHRGRLNVLANIVGKSYGQIFGEFEGNLDPRSAQGSGDVKYHLGASGDFVVGDGSKIHTELVANPSHLETVDPVLEGVVRAKQDLLDVGEAGFSVLPVLVHGDAAFAGQGVVAETLNLSQLRGYRTGGTVHVIINNQVGFTTAPEYSRSSVYSTDVARMIQAPIFHVNGDDPEACARVARLAFEYRQTFKKDVVIDMVCYRRRGHNEGENPSFTQPLMYDLIDAKRSVRKLYTEALIGRGDITVEEAEQALRDYQEQLERAFTETREAVKKPLEPGSVVKPDVEERIPIDHGSAGTAIPAETVKRIIETQVSLPDGFTVHPRLQPILQRRVQSIDDDAFDWATGELLAMGSLLIDGHPVRLVGQDTRRGTFGQRHAVLVDRKTGEEYTPLKRFDQGVSKFYVHDSLLSEYAAMGFEYGYSMTRPDALVAWEAQFGDFANGAQSVVDEYISSGEQKWGQHSSVVLLLPHGYEGQGPDHSSARIERYLQLCAQDNMTVVYPTTPANYFHVLRWQVLSGRGKPLVVFTPKQLLRLKAATSKVADVTDGAFQPVIPEVDPAIDAKNVRRVLLTTGKIYYETVKARAAAGATDTAIVRVERLYPPPVDEIKAELAKYPGHTEVVWVQDEPANMGAWPFMALKLPHHIEGLKMSRVSRPASSSPAVGSAKLHQAEQDALMARLFGEQK; this is encoded by the coding sequence GTGTCGACAGAGTCGTCGCAACCTAGTGCCGACCCGAAGATGACAGATTTCGGTGCCAACGAGTGGTTGGTCGACGAGCTGTACCAGAAGTACCTCGAAGACCCGAACTCGGTTGACGAAGCCTGGTGGAACTTCTTCGCGGATTACCAGCCGGACAGCCGGCCGGCCGCGACCACCGGGACGTCTCCGGGCGCCGAGGCCCCCAAGGGCGCGAACGGCACGGCGGCTCCGCCGACACCGAAGCAGCAGCCGCCCGCGAAGCCGGCGCCGAAGGCCGAGAAGAAGCAGCCGGCGCCGCCGCCGGTGCCCGCGGGCGCGGAGGAGGTCAAGCTCCGCGGCGTCGCGGCCCGGACGGCCACCAACATGGAGGCCAGCCTGACGGTGCCGACGGCGACGAGCGTGCGCGCCGTCCCGGCGAAGCTGCTGATCGACAACCGCATCGTCATCAACAACCACCTGAAGCGCGGGCGCGGCGGGAAGGTCTCCTTCACCCACCTGATCGGGTACGCGATCGTCAAGGCGCTCGTGGCGATGCCGGAGATGAACGCGGCGTACACCGAGGTGGACGGCAAGCCGGTGCTGATCCGGCCGGAGCACGTGAACTTCGGCCTGGCGATCGACCTGCAGAAGCCGGACGGGTCGCGGCAGCTGGTGGTGCCGAGCATCAAGGCCGCCGAGACGCTGGACTTCCGCCAGTTCTGGGCCGCCTACGAGGAGATCGTCCGCAAGGCCCGCGGGAACAAGCTGACCCTGGACGACTTCCAGGGGACGACGATCAGCCTGACGAACCCGGGCACCATCGGCACCGTGCACTCGGTGCCGCGGCTGATGCCCGGCCAAGGGACGATCATCGGCGTGGGCGCGATGGAGTACCCGGCGGAGTTCGCGGGCGCGTCCGGCGAGACGCTGTCGCGCATGGGGATCAGCAAGGTCATGACGCTGACCTCCACGTACGACCACCGGATCATCCAGGGCGCGCAGTCGGGCGACTTCCTGCGCCGGATCCACCAGCTCCTCCTCGGCGAGGACGGTTTCTGGGACGACATCTTCGAGGCGCTGCGCATCCCGTACGAGCCGGTGCGCTGGGTCAAGGACATCTCGGCGACGCACGAGGACGACGTCGCCAAGGTCGCGCGCGTCCACGAGCTGATCCACGCCTACCGGGTCCGGGGCCATCTGATGGCCGACACCGACCCGCTGGAGTACAAGCAGCGCCGCCACCCCGACCTCGACATCCTCAAGCACGGGCTCACGCTGTGGGACCTGGAGCGGGAGTTCGCGACGGGCGGGTTCGGCGGCAAGCCGACGATGAAGCTGCGCGACATCCTGGGCGTGCTGCGGATGGCGTACTGCCGGACCGTCGGCATCGAGTACATGCACATCCAGGACCCGGAGGAGCGCGCCTGGATCCAGGAGCGCGTGGAGGTCCCGCACGACAAGCCGTCGCGCGAGGAGCAGCTGCACGTGCTGCGGCGGCTGAACAACGCCGAAGCGTTCGAGACGTTCCTGCAGACGAAGTTCGTCGGGCAGAAGCGGTTCTCCCTGGAGGGCGGCGAGTCCGTCATTCCGCTGCTGGACTCGGTGATCTCCGCCGCGGCGAAGGACAGCCTGGACGAGGTCGTCATCGGCATGGCGCACCGCGGCCGGCTGAACGTGCTGGCGAACATCGTCGGGAAGTCCTACGGGCAGATCTTCGGCGAGTTCGAGGGCAACCTGGACCCGCGCAGCGCGCAGGGCTCCGGGGACGTGAAGTACCACCTGGGGGCGTCGGGCGACTTCGTCGTCGGCGACGGCTCCAAGATCCACACCGAGCTGGTCGCGAACCCGTCGCACCTCGAGACGGTCGACCCGGTGCTGGAGGGCGTCGTCCGCGCCAAGCAGGACCTGCTGGACGTCGGCGAGGCGGGCTTCAGCGTGCTGCCGGTCCTCGTGCACGGGGACGCGGCGTTCGCGGGCCAGGGCGTCGTCGCCGAGACGCTGAACCTGTCGCAGCTGCGCGGCTACCGGACGGGCGGCACCGTCCACGTGATCATCAACAACCAGGTCGGGTTCACCACGGCGCCCGAGTACTCGCGCTCCAGCGTGTACTCGACGGACGTCGCCCGGATGATCCAGGCGCCGATCTTCCACGTGAACGGGGACGACCCGGAGGCGTGCGCGCGGGTGGCGCGGCTGGCGTTCGAGTACCGGCAGACGTTCAAGAAGGACGTCGTCATCGACATGGTCTGCTACCGGCGGCGGGGCCACAACGAGGGCGAGAACCCCTCGTTCACGCAGCCGCTGATGTACGACCTGATCGACGCGAAGCGGTCGGTGCGCAAGCTGTACACCGAGGCGCTGATCGGGCGCGGCGACATCACGGTCGAGGAGGCCGAGCAGGCGCTCCGCGACTACCAGGAGCAGCTGGAGCGGGCGTTCACCGAGACCCGCGAGGCCGTGAAGAAGCCTCTCGAGCCGGGTTCGGTGGTCAAGCCGGACGTCGAGGAGCGCATCCCGATCGACCACGGGTCGGCGGGGACGGCGATCCCGGCGGAGACCGTCAAGCGGATCATCGAGACGCAGGTCAGCCTGCCGGACGGGTTCACCGTCCACCCGCGGCTGCAGCCGATCCTGCAGCGCCGCGTCCAGTCGATCGACGACGACGCGTTCGACTGGGCGACCGGCGAGCTGCTGGCGATGGGCTCGCTGCTGATCGACGGGCACCCGGTACGGCTCGTCGGGCAGGACACCCGGCGCGGCACGTTCGGCCAGCGGCACGCGGTGCTGGTGGACCGCAAGACGGGCGAGGAGTACACACCGCTCAAGCGGTTCGACCAGGGCGTGTCGAAGTTCTACGTGCACGACTCGCTGCTCAGCGAGTACGCGGCGATGGGCTTCGAGTACGGCTACTCGATGACCCGCCCGGACGCGCTGGTGGCGTGGGAGGCGCAGTTCGGCGACTTCGCCAACGGAGCGCAGAGCGTCGTCGACGAGTACATCTCGTCCGGTGAGCAGAAGTGGGGCCAGCACTCCAGCGTGGTGCTGCTGCTGCCGCACGGCTACGAGGGCCAGGGGCCGGACCACTCGTCCGCGCGCATCGAGCGTTACCTGCAGCTGTGCGCGCAGGACAACATGACGGTGGTCTATCCGACGACGCCGGCGAACTACTTCCACGTGCTGCGCTGGCAGGTCCTGTCGGGCCGCGGCAAGCCGCTCGTGGTGTTCACGCCGAAGCAGCTGCTGCGGCTGAAGGCCGCGACGTCGAAGGTCGCCGACGTCACCGACGGAGCGTTCCAGCCGGTCATCCCGGAGGTCGACCCGGCGATCGACGCGAAGAACGTGCGGCGGGTGCTGCTGACCACCGGCAAGATCTACTACGAGACGGTGAAGGCGCGCGCGGCCGCCGGTGCGACCGACACCGCGATCGTCCGGGTCGAGCGGCTGTACCCGCCGCCGGTGGACGAGATCAAGGCGGAGCTCGCGAAGTACCCGGGCCACACCGAGGTCGTGTGGGTGCAGGACGAGCCGGCGAACATGGGCGCCTGGCCGTTCATGGCGCTGAAGCTGCCGCACCACATCGAGGGGCTGAAGATGTCGCGGGTGTCGCGCCCGGCGTCGTCGTCCCCGGCGGTCGGCTCGGCCAAGCTCCACCAGGCGGAGCAGGACGCGCTGATGGCGCGCCTGTTCGGCGAGCAGAAGTAA
- a CDS encoding AIM24 family protein — MRSQFFGNMDQGQQLPGHFALQNSKMLRIHLNGDVLARQGSMVAFQGQMDFDYEGSGGMGKFLKKALTGEGVPLMRVRGQGLLFVANDADDIHLFYLENEGLTVNGSNILAYDSHLQSDIQRVQGAGIAAGGLFNTTLQGTGWVALTTHGTPVMLDCGRAPTFADGQSAVAWSTSLQVGVNKTFKAGALIGRGSGEAMQLAYQGQGFVLVQASEGPTVAPHTH, encoded by the coding sequence ATGCGCAGCCAGTTCTTCGGAAACATGGACCAGGGACAGCAGCTCCCCGGCCACTTCGCCCTCCAGAACTCCAAGATGCTCCGGATCCACCTCAACGGCGACGTCCTGGCCCGGCAGGGCTCCATGGTCGCCTTCCAGGGGCAGATGGACTTCGACTACGAAGGCTCCGGCGGCATGGGCAAGTTCCTCAAGAAGGCCCTCACCGGCGAGGGCGTGCCCCTCATGCGCGTCCGCGGCCAGGGCCTGCTGTTCGTCGCCAACGACGCCGACGACATCCACCTCTTCTACCTGGAGAACGAGGGCCTGACCGTCAACGGCTCCAACATCCTCGCCTACGACTCGCACCTGCAGTCCGACATCCAGCGCGTCCAGGGCGCGGGCATCGCCGCCGGCGGCCTGTTCAACACCACCCTCCAGGGCACCGGCTGGGTCGCCCTCACCACCCACGGGACGCCCGTCATGCTCGACTGCGGCCGCGCCCCCACCTTCGCCGACGGCCAGTCCGCCGTCGCGTGGAGCACCAGCCTCCAGGTCGGCGTCAACAAGACCTTCAAGGCCGGCGCCCTCATCGGCCGCGGCAGCGGCGAAGCCATGCAGCTCGCCTACCAGGGCCAGGGCTTCGTCCTCGTCCAGGCCAGCGAAGGCCCCACGGTCGCCCCGCATACTCACTGA
- a CDS encoding glutathione S-transferase family protein, with protein sequence MSVQEVEGGRFVRQPNRFTDRITADGSSGYPAEPGRYRLFVSYACPWAHRSLIVRRLLGLEDVISLNVVDPIRDERGWRFPDRDPVTGAEFLSELYLSTDPSFEGRYTVPCIWDTRTGRLVTNDFPNITTTFETEFTEFHRPDAPDLYPETLRPEIDELNELVYRTVNNGVYKAGFATSQDAYEESFDALFATLDRLEERLADRRYLFGDAITEADVRLYPTLARFDAVYYSHFKCNLRRLTDHPNLWAYARDLYSIPAFGETTDFDHIKRHYYVTQRNINPSGVVPKGPAIAWDE encoded by the coding sequence ATGTCCGTGCAGGAGGTCGAAGGCGGCCGGTTCGTCCGGCAGCCGAACCGCTTCACCGACCGCATCACCGCCGACGGCTCGTCCGGGTACCCCGCCGAACCCGGCCGGTACCGGCTGTTCGTCTCCTACGCCTGCCCGTGGGCGCACCGCTCGCTGATCGTCCGCCGCCTCCTCGGCCTCGAGGACGTCATCTCGCTCAACGTCGTCGACCCCATCCGGGACGAGCGCGGCTGGCGGTTCCCCGACCGCGACCCGGTCACCGGCGCCGAGTTCCTCTCCGAGCTCTACCTGTCGACCGACCCGTCGTTCGAGGGCCGCTACACGGTCCCCTGCATCTGGGACACCCGCACCGGACGTCTCGTCACCAACGACTTCCCGAACATCACCACGACGTTCGAGACCGAGTTCACGGAGTTCCACCGGCCGGACGCGCCCGACCTCTACCCCGAGACCCTCCGCCCCGAGATCGACGAACTGAACGAGCTCGTCTACCGCACCGTGAACAACGGCGTCTACAAGGCGGGCTTCGCGACCTCCCAGGACGCCTACGAGGAGTCCTTCGACGCCCTCTTCGCCACCCTGGACCGCCTCGAAGAGCGCCTCGCCGACCGCCGCTACCTCTTCGGCGACGCCATCACCGAGGCGGACGTCCGCCTCTACCCCACCCTCGCGCGTTTCGACGCCGTCTACTACTCGCACTTCAAGTGCAACCTCCGCCGCCTCACCGACCACCCGAACCTCTGGGCCTACGCGCGGGACCTGTACTCGATCCCCGCGTTCGGCGAGACGACGGACTTCGACCACATCAAGCGCCACTACTACGTGACGCAGCGCAACATCAATCCGTCCGGCGTCGTCCCCAAGGGGCCCGCGATCGCCTGGGACGAATGA
- a CDS encoding NAD(P)H-dependent amine dehydrogenase family protein, whose product MPPSDHEPRRHRVVQWATGALGRSVIRGVLDRPDMELAGVWVHTLAKEGADAGTIAGRPPTGVRATRDRADILALDADCVVYAPGRPVLDDVETVCALLASGKNVVCTNGLVYPEAHGPRLVEELERACKQGGTSVHGTGFNGGFMADVLPLVLSRLARRITHVYSRECSDLARHPSWGMVHHALGLGRDEDAFLRTLRPARTSMRNMYSECLHLVAAGLGVDLDEIDVDVDHRLAGTDLEISAGRIPRGTVAAVRWTFSGLTGARPAITAEVVYKADAARVPDWGEPGHSVRVDGRPSLALTTGDDWVSDDVSAAAAHALNSIPAVCAAAPGVRTYLDLPAFSGRMET is encoded by the coding sequence ATGCCCCCTTCCGACCACGAGCCCCGCCGCCACCGCGTCGTGCAGTGGGCCACCGGCGCGCTCGGCCGGAGCGTCATCCGCGGCGTCCTCGACCGTCCCGACATGGAACTGGCCGGCGTCTGGGTGCACACCCTCGCCAAGGAGGGCGCCGACGCCGGCACCATCGCCGGACGTCCGCCCACGGGCGTCCGCGCCACCCGCGACCGCGCCGACATCCTCGCCCTGGACGCCGACTGCGTCGTCTACGCGCCCGGACGGCCCGTGCTCGACGACGTCGAGACCGTCTGCGCCCTCCTCGCCTCCGGCAAGAACGTCGTCTGCACCAACGGGCTCGTCTACCCGGAGGCCCACGGCCCCCGGCTCGTCGAGGAACTCGAACGGGCGTGCAAGCAGGGCGGCACGTCCGTCCACGGCACCGGCTTCAACGGCGGCTTCATGGCCGACGTGCTCCCCCTCGTCCTCTCCCGGCTGGCCCGCCGCATCACCCACGTGTACTCCCGCGAATGCTCCGACCTCGCCCGGCACCCGTCCTGGGGGATGGTCCACCACGCGCTGGGCCTGGGCCGCGACGAGGACGCCTTCCTGCGCACCCTCCGGCCGGCCCGCACCAGCATGCGGAACATGTACTCCGAATGCCTGCACCTCGTCGCCGCCGGGCTCGGCGTCGACCTCGACGAGATCGACGTGGACGTCGATCACCGGCTCGCCGGGACCGACCTGGAGATCTCCGCCGGCCGCATCCCGCGCGGGACCGTCGCGGCCGTCCGCTGGACCTTCAGCGGCCTCACCGGCGCCCGCCCCGCGATCACCGCCGAGGTCGTCTACAAGGCCGACGCCGCGCGCGTCCCCGACTGGGGCGAGCCGGGCCATTCCGTCCGCGTCGACGGCCGGCCCTCCCTCGCCCTCACCACCGGCGACGACTGGGTGTCCGACGACGTCTCCGCGGCCGCCGCGCACGCCCTGAACTCGATCCCCGCCGTGTGCGCCGCCGCCCCCGGCGTCCGCACGTACCTGGACCTCCCGGCCTTCTCCGGCCGCATGGAGACATGA
- a CDS encoding SDR family oxidoreductase, with protein sequence MAELRYDGRVAVVTGAGHGLGRQHALELASRGAKVVVNDLGGDRSGVGADAGPAQQVVDEIKKNGGEAVANPDNVATPEGAQAIVQTALDTFGKVDIIVNNAGILRDKSFKNMTPEEFDAVIAVHLRGSFLVSSAAWAHLREQGYGRIVNTSSPAGLFGNFGQANYSTAKMGLVGFTKTLAQEGAKYNIKANAIAPVAWTRMTEDLLPADFADKLGVDQVTPLVAFLVHDTNEDSGEVYTVGGGRIAKIFVAEGPGYGQKTTLSVEDVRDNWAEINSGDPLTVFKNVGEQMGPLIKQLTS encoded by the coding sequence ATGGCGGAACTGCGCTACGACGGCCGGGTGGCGGTCGTGACCGGTGCGGGGCACGGGCTCGGCCGGCAGCACGCGCTGGAGCTGGCCTCCCGCGGCGCGAAGGTCGTCGTGAACGACCTGGGCGGCGACCGGTCCGGCGTCGGCGCCGACGCCGGACCGGCGCAGCAGGTCGTCGACGAGATCAAGAAGAACGGCGGCGAGGCCGTCGCCAACCCCGACAACGTCGCCACCCCCGAGGGCGCCCAGGCGATCGTCCAGACCGCGCTCGACACCTTCGGCAAGGTCGACATCATCGTCAACAACGCCGGCATCCTGCGCGACAAGTCGTTCAAGAACATGACGCCGGAGGAGTTCGACGCCGTCATCGCCGTGCACCTGCGCGGCTCGTTCCTGGTCTCCAGCGCCGCCTGGGCGCACCTGCGCGAGCAGGGGTACGGACGCATCGTCAACACCTCGTCGCCCGCGGGCCTGTTCGGCAACTTCGGCCAGGCCAACTACTCGACGGCCAAGATGGGCCTGGTCGGGTTCACCAAGACCCTCGCGCAGGAGGGCGCCAAGTACAACATCAAGGCCAACGCGATCGCCCCGGTCGCCTGGACCCGGATGACCGAGGACCTCCTGCCCGCCGACTTCGCCGACAAGCTGGGCGTCGACCAGGTCACGCCGCTGGTGGCCTTCCTGGTGCACGACACCAACGAGGACTCCGGCGAGGTGTACACGGTCGGCGGCGGCCGCATCGCGAAGATCTTCGTGGCGGAGGGCCCCGGCTACGGGCAGAAGACGACGCTGTCGGTCGAGGACGTCCGGGACAACTGGGCGGAGATCAACTCCGGCGACCCGCTGACGGTCTTCAAGAACGTCGGCGAGCAGATGGGCCCGCTCATCAAGCAGCTCACCTCCTGA
- a CDS encoding enoyl-CoA hydratase/isomerase family protein: MSGLKLDGRDGVLTITLSRPDRLNAVDGELTEEMLDVLNGLMRDPETRVVVLTGEGRGFCSGMDIQGDGVDGADDEPEEGRVQRLYRGIANGGEVTARLREIPQPVIAALHGPVAGMGVSWALACDLRVADPTTRFVVPFTDLGLSAGDCGLSWLLPRLVGPARAAEIAYRAQRLDATRALDLGLLTEIVGEGGDLAGAHALADELLTKSPYGLRRTKELLNMALDAPGLRRQLAAETSVQTLAFFSEDLAEGMTATLQKRRPEFKNR, translated from the coding sequence TTGAGCGGGCTGAAGCTCGACGGGCGGGACGGGGTCCTCACGATCACCCTCTCCCGCCCGGACCGCCTCAACGCCGTCGACGGCGAGCTGACCGAGGAGATGCTCGACGTCCTCAACGGCCTCATGCGCGACCCCGAGACCCGGGTCGTCGTGCTCACCGGCGAGGGCCGCGGGTTCTGCTCCGGGATGGACATCCAGGGCGACGGCGTCGACGGCGCCGACGACGAGCCCGAGGAGGGACGCGTCCAGCGTCTCTACCGGGGCATCGCGAACGGCGGCGAGGTCACCGCCCGGCTCCGGGAGATCCCGCAGCCGGTGATCGCGGCGCTGCACGGCCCGGTCGCCGGGATGGGCGTGTCGTGGGCGCTGGCCTGCGACCTGCGCGTCGCCGACCCGACCACGCGGTTCGTCGTCCCGTTCACCGACCTCGGCCTGTCCGCCGGGGACTGCGGGCTGTCCTGGCTGCTGCCCCGGCTCGTCGGCCCCGCCAGGGCCGCCGAGATCGCCTACCGGGCGCAACGGCTGGACGCGACGCGCGCGCTGGACCTCGGGCTGCTGACCGAGATCGTCGGCGAGGGCGGGGACCTCGCGGGCGCGCACGCGCTCGCCGACGAGCTGCTCACCAAGTCGCCGTACGGGCTGCGGCGCACGAAGGAGCTGCTCAACATGGCGCTGGACGCGCCGGGGCTGCGGCGCCAGCTCGCCGCGGAGACGAGCGTCCAGACGCTCGCGTTCTTCAGCGAGGACCTCGCCGAGGGCATGACCGCGACGCTGCAGAAGCGCCGTCCGGAGTTCAAGAACCGCTGA
- a CDS encoding sirohydrochlorin chelatase, with protein sequence MSPESQASEALPSRRRRTPRGGRHRGDESFLLPPGSPALVLAVPGPRRPGTEIADELARLVEIEHTGQRAHVGHLEGNEASLHGVLAGLPRQDGELAAVVVPLSTGPDPALDGAVRAAVANAPVPAVAAEPLGPHPLIAEALHDRLADAGLARADRIRMMTMVTAASGFVVATPAGPDAVRQAEVTGVLLASRLAAPVFTASLADEAAVKAVAEQLRASGAASVAIAPHLIGIEPETALVPAAGGAIGAGHAAPLGAHPALARLAALRYVEALATALAD encoded by the coding sequence GTGAGTCCCGAAAGCCAGGCATCCGAGGCACTTCCGTCGCGACGCCGCCGCACGCCCCGCGGCGGCCGTCATCGCGGCGACGAGTCCTTCCTGCTGCCCCCCGGATCCCCCGCGCTGGTCCTCGCCGTTCCCGGCCCCCGGCGCCCCGGCACGGAGATCGCGGACGAGCTCGCCCGGCTCGTCGAGATCGAGCACACCGGCCAGCGCGCCCACGTCGGGCACCTGGAGGGGAACGAGGCGTCCCTGCACGGGGTCCTCGCCGGGCTGCCGCGGCAGGACGGCGAGCTCGCGGCGGTGGTGGTCCCGCTGTCCACCGGGCCCGATCCGGCGCTGGACGGCGCGGTCCGCGCGGCCGTCGCGAACGCGCCGGTGCCGGCCGTCGCCGCCGAGCCGCTGGGCCCGCATCCGCTGATCGCCGAGGCGCTGCACGACCGGCTCGCCGACGCCGGGCTGGCGCGCGCCGACCGGATCCGGATGATGACGATGGTGACGGCCGCGTCCGGGTTCGTCGTCGCCACGCCGGCCGGTCCCGACGCCGTGCGGCAGGCGGAGGTGACGGGGGTGCTGCTGGCGTCCCGGCTGGCCGCCCCGGTGTTCACCGCGTCCCTCGCCGACGAGGCCGCGGTGAAGGCGGTCGCCGAGCAGCTGCGCGCGTCCGGCGCCGCGTCGGTGGCGATCGCGCCGCACCTGATCGGCATCGAACCGGAGACGGCGCTCGTCCCGGCGGCGGGCGGCGCCATCGGCGCCGGGCACGCGGCCCCGCTGGGCGCCCACCCGGCGCTGGCCCGGCTCGCCGCGCTCCGCTACGTCGAGGCGCTGGCGACGGCCCTGGCGGACTGA